A stretch of DNA from Cannabis sativa cultivar Pink pepper isolate KNU-18-1 chromosome X, ASM2916894v1, whole genome shotgun sequence:
CTTAGACAGCAACAAAATCCCATAAACCACACCTCAAAAATATGTTGTGGTGTAGGCAATTTACACTATCACTAagtaaataaacaatataataaagttttacaacataataaaaatacacATGCCATTAAAATTCAACAAACAGAcctgataaaaataaaataaaattacttccAAAGTTCTAAACCCCACAAAATATATCAATTTACATTTTTGTTAGTCACTCTTTTTCACcccactattttttttatgagatTTGATTGTGTATATACAATTTTTAAAGGGAAATtcgattttctatacttacatatacctaatattttatttctaaactaatacatatcgtcattaaaaatatatgaccactttatttaaaatccaaaaatacccctctcaaattttccatgcttttttttagtgcaaaaacataaaaaaaaaaaaattggtagtccgatggagtccgatggtggtccgatggtcacctgatgctacttttgtatgtacaaaaacataaaaaaaaaaattggtagcaaatctggtccgatggtagtccgatgggtggtccaatagggtggcccgatgggtagtccgatggtgtaaatggggtgatgtaaatgggggtattttaggaatatcataaaagttgtcatatcctacaaatattagttattatttgtttagaaattttttttaaccaaatgtaagcataaaaaatcaaatttctctTTCTAAATTACtattcatatattatattatagatTTTTTCTCAACGAGTCTCTTAGtcacattcttcttcttcttcttctattaatttatgtttaatgaaAAATCTAATTGATTACGAGTGTAtacatttttcaaattttcataagttatttgtttttttagcatatatttatattatagatTTTGCCTTGCTTCTtcgacttatttttttttattaatttatgtttAAGAAGGTAGAAAAGCCAAAAGAAGCTCTCAAAGAGAATGTTTCTCAGCAAAAAGCAGAAGGTGCGACTACTGAAGCTTTAACAGTAGTTAAACCTGCTGCTGAAGAAAATTTGGCAGCAGCCATTGTTCAGGAAGTTTGTAATGAAGATCAAAGCAACAAAGGTTTATCTGAAGGACATCTTAAAGGGGCGGCAGACCGTACAGAGAAGGAAATTGTTGGGGGTTGGAAAGCTACCAAAAGTAGAAATACCAAGGGCTCGGGCTCAACAAGAAAAGTCTTGGACTCTAACGAGAAGGTTCTTATGAATTCTTTTGCGATTCTAACGGGGgaacaaattgaagaaataGGGGGAGTAAGTCTTGACAGTTAGTGTTTGATGGATTTCTGTAATATAAGTAGTTGGAATGTTAGGGGTATGaataaaaaagagaaacaaGAGAAAGTTGCGGAAGTGTTGAGAAGAAATAAAATAGGAGTTGGGGCTTTGGTTGAAACTAAGGTTAAAAGGGAGAGGCTTCAAGCAATGATGGTGAATTGCTTTTCTCATTGGGATTTTTATTCTAGTAATAAAATGGAAGGAAGGATCCTTTTACTTTGGAGAAAGAAGTTTGTGAATGTAGAAGTTATAGAAGACTCTAAGCAACGTGTTCATTGTCTAATCAAAATGATAGGGCAGAAAAAGGATTTTTTTGCTTCCTTTATATATGGAGCTAATACTGTAGAAGGAAGGAAAGATCTTTTGGTCTGCTCTTTCAAAGATCAATGTAACTAAAGCTTGGATTATTCTTGGAGATTTCAATGCGGTGTTCAACCATGATGATAGACAAGGGGGGAATGCGGTCAGTGCTTCAGAGCTTGAGGATTCTAATGATTGGGTGGTTAACTCTTCTGTAGGGCCGATGAAACGGACTGGATCGAATTTCACTTGGACTAATAAACAGAATAGTAGGATCTTCTCCCGAATAGATCATGTTTTCCATAATGAGGATTGGGTTGATGATTTCCCGAACACATCAGCTCACTTCTCTTGGGAAACTTGCTCAGATCATTGCCTTTGTGTGATTCATTCTAATGCCACTGAGCTTATTGGTAGTAAGCCATTTCGGTTTTTTAATTTCTGGACCGATCACCCAGATTATAAAAAGATAGTTATGGATAGTTGGGGGAAGCCTTTGAGATGTAGTGGTTTGAAGGGGATTTATCTCAGAACGATGCGTCTTAAGCACAAACTGAAGGCCTTCAACAGGAATGCAATAGGGAACATTGGTGAGGCGTATGAGAAGGCCAAAGATGCTTACCTTGAGGCTCAATATCAATGCCAAGCTAGTCCTAATGACAATAATCTTCTTAGTTTGGAGATTGAGGCGGCTAAGCAGTTTCACACACAGGAAAAAATGTATCAAAGCTTCTTGTACCAAAGAAGCAAAGTCAATTGGGTTCAGAAAGGGGATAGAAATACTGCTTATTTTCATGCTTTCTTGAAAAAAAGGAAGGAAGAAAACAGGATTGTCTCGTTTGTGACTGAGCAAGGGGTATTAAACGATCATTTCCCTGATGTTGTTCATCACTTTCTTAGTCACTTCCAAAGCATTATGGGGAAAGTCAAGCCTACTAGTATGGAGATCCAACCTGATTGCATTGTGATGGGGCCTAAACTTAACCTTGACCAACAGGTTCATCTTCTAAAGCCATTTTCTCTCAAAGAAGTCAGAGCTGCAATGTTTAGCATTCCTATCACTAAGTCTCCTGGGCCTGATGGTTATGGTTCAGGGTTTTTTCGGTCGGTTTGGCCTGAGATGGGGAAAGATATACATGCTGCTATTGTTAGGGGTGCACACGGGTCGGATTTTCGGGTTTTTGGGGTTTCGGATTCGGGTATTCGGGTATCGGGTAGTGGAAATGTACAACCGAACCCGGTGTTCGGGTTTGCTGGTGTATCGGGTTCGGGTCGGTTATGTTCGGGTTGGGTttaaccgggttcgggccctaTTGGGCTGAGCCCGAATTTTTAGTTTATGGGCCGAAATACACTTTAATTTTTAagaataccatttttttttaacattggtGTGGGTGAGTCGGACGAGTCGACTGGGACAGTGGATGGTGGGTGTGGTGTAGGACGGTGAGTCGTGTGGGTGTGGCCGTCGGACGGTGGGTGAGGTGACTGGGTGTGGCCGCCGTGGTGTGTGGGTGTGTGGCCGGCCGTGGGTGGGTGTGACTGTGGGAGTGGGACGACTGTGTGTGTGATAAATagtgaatattattaatataatatattaactgAAAGTGAAGAATGaagattgaagaagaaaagataaataGATTAGAATTTAGAATATGAATAGCCTATTCATTGAttgattcatttattaattcattgaaatttgaaaatgattaaaaatttaaatgtaatttagttTTACAGAATAGTGGAATACGAATAGGCAAGACAGGTAAGtaaatgtattaattttttaataaaaaaaaaacagtttttaatttttaatattttcggGTTACGGGTTCTAACCCGACCACCGAACTTAACTAATATGTGACCCGAACCCGACACCCGTTACAGTCATTTTCGGGTTCAACCCGACCCGACTATACGGGTTCTCAGTTGGCCGGTTTTTTTGGCGTTGGGGCGGGTCGGGTCTTCGGGTATTTCGGGTTTGCGGGTCTAAATGTGCAGCCCTAGCTATTGCTCATTTCTTTGAAACCAACCAGTTCCCGGCTGAGCTTCATAGCACAACTCTCTCTCTTATTCCTAAGACTGAGAGCCCTTCTAAAGCAATTGACTATCGACCTATAGCTTGTTGCACAACATTGTACAAATGTGTTTCTAAACTGATTTGTACTCGGCTTGCCAATGTTCTGCCTACTTTAGTGAGTCAGAATCAGGGAGCGTTTGTTAAAGGTCGATCCATTGCGTACAATATCCTTATTCTCCAAGACATCTTGAAGAATTATAGAAGGAAGAATTGCTCCCCAAGATGCACTATAAAAATTGACATAAGTAAAGCTTATGACACAGTCAATTGGGATTTTCTTGAGAAACTTTTGGTGGCCTATTGCTTTCCTGAAAAGTTTGTTAAGTGGATAATGAACTGTGTGAGAAATACGTCGTATTCGTTACTCTTTAATGGAAGAATTCAGGGATCTTTGAAAGGCGAACAAGGGCTAAGGCAAGGAGACCCAATTTCCCCCTCCTTTTTGTCCTAGTCATGGAATATCTGTCTCGAAGCATCCAAAAAGCGGCCAGAGATAAGGAGTTCAAGTATCATCCCTTATGCAAAAAACTGAAACTTACTAATCTTTGTTTTGCGGatgatttagtaattttttgtaAAGGGAATGAGGGTTCTCTCAATGTCATTCAAGCTCTGCTTGATGAGTTTAGCAAGACTTCGGGACTTTCTATAAATTTTGCTAAATCCCAGGTTTATTTTGGTGGAGTTGATCATCCAATTCCTCTTGCTCAGAAAATAAATCTTTCTATAGGAGAGTTCCCTCTCAAGTATCTTGGAATCCCTCTTAGACCTACCAAATGGAGACTTGAGGATTGTGGGCCGATCTTgaaaaagatgaaaaataagCTTCATTCGTGGGCCAACAAACATCTTTCCTATGCTGGTCGTGTTCAATTATTCCATTATACTTTGATAGGATTAAGAAACTATTGGATGAGAGTTTTCATGTTACCTCAAAGTGTGATTAAGGAGATTGAGAAACTTTGCCGCGGTTTCCTTTGGGGTTTAAAAGACAATCGCCCTAGAGTTCACTTAATAAGTTGGGAAAAGGTATGCCTTCCTAAAGCTTATGGTGGTCTTGGGTTCAAGGATGGTTCTAATTGGAATAAAGCTTCCTTAGCTAGATTCATTTGAGATTTGATGAGCAAAAAAGATTTATTGTGGGTAAAGTGGATTAACTCAATTTATCTTAAGGGGAGTTATTTCTGGTCCTATAGAATGAGCATGGATACTAGTTGGTATTGGAGAAAACTCTGCAGGTTACGAACAACCTTCAACAAAAATGATGTTGTGGCAGCGGGTGGAGAAAAGTTCAAAACCAGCAGATTTTATTGCAGCTTGCTGAATCAGACGTTATTTCCTGCAGCGGGGGCTATTTGGCATGGTTTGAGCATGCCTAAACACACCTTCCAACTTTGGCAAGCAACCCAAGAAAAGTTTTTAACAAGGGATCATCTTAGCAAGCTGAACATTCCTATGTCTAATCTGAATTGTGTGGTTTGTGATATTGATCTTGAGAGTCATAGCCACCTGTTCTTCAAGTGCAGACTTTCTTTGCTGGTTTTGTACAGGATTTTTCAATGGCTGGGCATGGTTGGTTGGTCTGAGGACTATGATAGTTGGAGAGTTTGGTTGGGCTGCCCTAAGCCGACTGTGGTGGACAGGATGTTGGTCCTCATGATTGCGGCTGTGATCTACCATCTGTGGTGGAATCGAAACACTTGTTTAGTCTCTTCTTTTTCTAATTCTGTAAATTgcattgtaaataaaattaaaagtgaaGTGAAGTATAGACTCTTATTGATTAAAGATAGAAAATGCTCTAGGAAGGAGAAGGACTTGATTCATAGATTGATTTGTAATTAGGTGAAGTGGAGGTGGTTGCTTCTCTTGTAGAAGTGAATTTGCTTCTATTTGTTGAGTAGATTAATGaagttttcttcttcttgatcaaaaaaaaaaaaaaatttaattaactatgaatgtatatattttttaatttgaataatttgCAACTAAACCCTTCAACTCTCAATTAACTTACAATTAACTCTCCAActtcaaattttggtagaaaaaTCCACCAACCTCTACTTATTGGTAAATTAAAAGTACCATCTATAAGAGTGGTTATGTATCATCATAGATTATCCCAcatgtaaataaatatacacGTATCGTGTTCATATTGGTCCTTATAATTATACATAATGAGCTATCAAATCGTAAGCAAGAGATAAGTCAAATCTCACCAAATATCTATAGATAGCCCTAAATACAACATGAAAAGTAGGCAATCATGCCCTATGATCAAATTTAAGAAATTGTGCAAAGTATAGTTCATACAAACACGACAATGATGACCTTTTACTACCATTATGAGCTTATAAATACCACTAATGATGTATAGAAAAGGGGATCGAAAAATTTTCTATAATAAACACCCTCATTTAATAACAATGACTCAGGGACTAAGGCTTAtcaatgccccaaccacgtaaaaaaaatTCCTCTTCTAACATTCATTAATTGTTTCACACAACTCTAATTAAtagttgttgaaaaccttggccAACAccatacatttatttttaaaagttaaaCCTTTTGGCGACATGCGTCCACTCAGTACAGTGGTCTCCTATTGTCCGACACAAGCACAAATCCTTCTAAGGGTCCCAATAGTCAACTCTTTTGTGGATGTATTTTACCCCATTAGTGGGCTTTTTACAGAAATCTTAGGTGGGTCATGAGCATGTCCATACTCGCCCTTAGCCTATAAACACCCTTCTATTTCCATACGAAAGGGGGATCACAACCCATATAGCCAAAACTCTGCTCGCATTCTTCTAAGCTTTCCTCTTGTTCAAGAGAAACAAATAACACATAGTTAGGGTTCTTGCTAAAACACTGTAACAACATCAATATGCCCTTTGAGGCTTATAATCTCACTCATGGACTAAGTTTAATTAACACAtgaatcacataaaaatctccatttcatttatttttgcaTTTTATCACTTCTTaagttcttaaatatttaatttttaaaaatcttgGTAAATAGTTAGGATATTTAAGAAGTTGTTTTAATGAAAATCCTaactatattttaatttgaaaaattaatactttataaTTAGTCGTCtaatgaaatattttaaaatatttacatggttaaataattagttaaatTCAATTTGTTTAGTTATTTTACTACAATTAATTGAAGACAAGAAAAGGGTATAAacttattttgtttgaaattaatttatttaattggaaatcactttattttcttaaatagttttaaaaaattatttatgcaatatgatattatttaaattattatcacGACTATAACatagtaatttaattaatatattacaagtggttaatatttagaaattaaaatatttttaaaataattttaattatgacaAACACATCTTAAAATAGTGAGGGGAGAGGATTTTCATCTGTTATGAAACACGTGGTCTCCATTATTAGTACAACACTGAAGGTATGGGGAGAGCCTTGAGATGACTTTATTTTTGTCCCCCAAAGGAAGGTATTGAACCATATATCACCAATGCTCGCCTTCTCCCTCGAACTAGATGGAAAGCAGATCTAAATGGGTCTCGTGAGTAATAGGGCTCCATTTGGAAAAGTGAGACGCAAAGGAGAGAGGGAAAGTGAAAGGAAGCTTTGGTTCGTTGGGTTACATTTGGGAAAGTGAGACGTGAGGGAAAGTGAAAGGAAGCTTTGGTTCGTTGGTTACATTTGCGATACagcatttgaaaataaattgggGATTTGGCCCCGTTAATctcagccaaaaaaaaaaactgttattttagaatagaattttttttaaaaaaaaattccccaataatttctcataaaccaaaaattcccacatctatatctatatataaaggaaagcattaGAGAGGTTAGGTGGCACTCTACATTTTATTTCATTAAccttttctattttctcaaaattttatatttttattaattttgtattcATAAAAACTTATTATAATTAGTGATAATAAATATTCAATTACAACCTTTCAACTTATTTTAATGTAATTagtgataataaatatttaactacAACCTTTCAACTTATTCATAATTTTACAACCTTTCAACTTATTCATAACTCTTTTATTTATTGCATTTTATCACTATATATGTAGATATATATGTCCTCTtttatgcaatatatatatatatatttttttttttttttttgaaaataattttattaaggaATAGCCTCAGCCATTACAATGTTCTTTAAAAATAAAGGAGCACTACGCTCATTAAACAAACAACCTGACAAAGAACAAGACGCCCGAGCAAGAGAATGGGCCGCCTTATTAGCAGATCGATACACAAAGGAAATAAAAACATTCTTTAAAGAGGACAAAATCAAGCGACAATCCTCCACCAACAAACCAAAGTAAGAAGGCATATGAACTGAGCTAGTTATTGCTTGAACAATCATTAACGAATCAGTCTCTATGAACACATCCTCCCACCCTTTCCTCTTAATCCAGCTTAAAGCTTCCTTCAAGCCAACAACTTCAGCAATTTCGGGCAACACCACACCAAATTTCGAATCCGAGATTGCTTCTAAAAGTTGCCCCGTATGATCACGCGCCACACAACCAAAACCAAACATTCGTTGAGTTTCAAAGATAGCACCGTCAACATTTACCTTGATCTTACCACTCAAAGGTCTGCGCCAAATGTTGCTGTTAGAGAGAACACCAGTAGCAAATGTAGCTGCTGTGTTCTTAGTTGCAACGCGCCATTGATCAAGAGCCTTTCGTGCCGACTGGACTACACCCAACGCTGTACAATTTTTGTTCTGCCAGAAGACTTCATTACGAGTCTTCCATATGCTCCATGATATCATAGCAGCATCGACTATCACCTCTGAATGCTTGCTGTCCAAAAGGTTGAAAAACCAGCTGCTGAAATCGTCCACACCAAGAAGATAGAAGAATAAATGCAGAGAGATTCCAACATGACTGGGCAAACCGACAGCCAACAAGCACATGGAATATCGTCTCATAATAAACATCACAAAGCGGACAGATAAGATCGACATTCACATGCTTGGTGCTTAATTGAACCTTCGTTGGAAGAGAACCCGAACAAGCCTTCCATAAAAAATGAAGAACCTTCGAAGGAACCTCAATTTTCCATAGTCTTTTCCAATAACTGTCATCTTCAAAGTGAAGCCAACTACCACTTGAAGATTGAAGATACTTGTAAGCACTTTTGACGGAATAAAATCCCGAATGTTCCATCATCCAGTGCCACGAGTCCGCGGTTGTTGAATCACTCAACTGGATACTCAAAATTAACTAAGCATCACGTTCTTCAAACATGTCTTCAATGATCTCAACATCCCACCCTCTCTCTTCCATCATCATCAGATTGGAAACCAAAGTACCTTCTAGCCCTTGGTTAACCGTAAGAACATAAGGCCAACTATCATGAGGCAACCATGGGTCATGTAAAACACTCACAGAAGAACCATTTCCAATAGACCTTCGAGCACCCTGTCGAACAAGAGATTGGGCTTCCCAAATACTACGCCAAATAAAGCTAGGATTTTGTCCTAGTTCAGCATTTAAGTAAGAACCCCTCGGGTAGTATCTAGCCTTGTAAATCCTTCCAACAAGTGAGTCTTCTTTAGTGAGTAATCTCCACCCTTGTTTGCCCAAGAAAGAAAGATTATAATTTCTAAGGTCTCGAAACCCCAAACCCCCAACATGTTTGTGTTGACACAACTTCTTCCAACTAACCCAACTAATCCCTTTATGAGAAGAATTAGCTTGAGTATTCCACCAAAATTTAGCCATTAAACCTTCTAGACTAGAGCAAATTTCTTTGGTTAAGAGAAACACGCTCATAGCATAGCTTGGAAGAGCCTGAGCCACAGACTTAATCAACACCTCTTTTCCCGCTTTGGATAGGAATTTGTTTTCCCAACTGAAAATCCTCTTTTTCATCTTTTCCTTCAAAAAACCAAGGATAGCGTTCTTGTTCCTTCCCATGATACAAGGGAGGCCAAGATAAAAACTATCTTCACTAGCCTCATTGAGTCTCATCATACTACAAAGATCACTCTTGATATCCACTGGCGTGTTCTTACTGAAAAATACTGACGACTTctcaaaattgattttttgaccAGAAGCAAGCTCATAAGCATTGAGAAGACGAATCACATGTTGAGCTTCTCGTCGATTAGCCTTGCAATAAACATAACTGTCATCAGCGAACAGCATATGAGAAACCGCAGGAGCCCCACGAGCCACTCTACACCCAGTAATAAGTTGAAGTCTCTCATAATTTTTCAGGAGAGCTGTCAAACCTTCAGCACAAATCAGAAATAAATAAGGTGACAAAGGATCTCCCTGACGCAAACCCCTACCAGGGATGATAGGTCCAATAGAATGTCCACCATGAACCACATTATACGACACAGTAGAGACACAACTCATGACAAGAGACACAAAACGACTACAAAAACCCATATGAAGCATCAAATTTTCAATAAACTTCCACTCCACTCGATCATAAGCTTTACTCATATCAAGTTTCAGAGCCATGTATCCTTCTTTCCCTCTTCTTTTACGCTTGAGATAATGCATTATCTCAAATGAAACCATGATATTGTCTGATATCAACCGACCAGGGAGAAACGCACTCTGCGTGTCAGAAATCACCAAAGGCAGAATTCCTTTTAATCTATTCGccaaaaccttagaaattattttatacaaaaCATTACATAAGGAGATTGGCCGAACATCAGTCATCACCTCGGGTTGCTTCTTCTTCGGGATAAGCACAATATTAGTGTGATTTACTTCGCTAGGCAAAGACCCTTGGATAAAGAAATCTTTGACAAACTTAATAACATCACTACCAACAGTACTCCAACATTTTTGATAGAACCCAGGAGTCATCCCATCAGGCCCCGGAGATTTATCCGGATGCATTTGAAAGAGAGCGCGACGAACCTCATCATCCAAAACCGGCTCAACTAACATTTCATTCTGTGCAAAGGTGACCGTGGCTGGAGTACAGTGCAAAATCTCAACAAAATCTACAGCAGTAGGCGTAAAAAGATGTGAAAAATAATCACTTACAAGAGTATCAAGGCCATTCTGCCAGTCAAGCCAACAACCCGCCGAGTTCTTCATTTTTTGGATTGAGTTTCTACGCCTCCTAGTAGTTGCAGTAGCGTGGAAATATTTCGAATTGCTATCACCCTCTCGGAGCCAAAGTTGTTTACTTCTTTGTTTCCAAAAAATTTCCTTTTGAAGAAGAACATTGTTGAGTTGAGACACAGCTTGTTTATAATGTTCCACCGAAGTCGAGTCCCTACCCTTCTTCCATCTTCTAATATTCTTCTTGCATTCCTTGATACGTTGTGAAAAATTGCCGGTATAATCCTTTCCCCAAGCTAGAAGCGTATCTCCACAATTTTTAATCTTTTCCAACAC
This window harbors:
- the LOC133032067 gene encoding uncharacterized protein LOC133032067; the encoded protein is MCLLAVGLPSHVGISLHLFFYLLGVDDFSSWFFNLLDSKHSEVIVDAAMISWSIWKTRNEVFWQNKNCTALGVVQSARKALDQWRVATKNTAATFATGVLSNSNIWRRPLSGKIKVNVDGAIFETQRMFGFGCVARDHTGQLLEAISDSKFGVVLPEIAEVVGLKEALSWIKRKGWEDVFIETDSLMIVQAITSSVHMPSYFGLLVEDCRLILSSLKNVFISFVYRSANKAAHSLARASCSLSGCLFNERSAPLFLKNIVMAEAIP